The Actinopolyspora erythraea genome has a segment encoding these proteins:
- a CDS encoding nitroreductase family deazaflavin-dependent oxidoreductase, which yields MDSMKLADRAWPVLSRLMRLHVLAYRATRGKIGHTAPGFPTMLLLHHVGAKSGVRRTTPLLYTRDGADLVIVASKGGYGRHPAWYHNLRAHPDTTVQVKAEILPVRARVADPTERRRLWPRVVRTYSQFEHYQQRTRREIPLVILEPRRSS from the coding sequence ATGGATTCGATGAAGTTGGCTGACCGGGCCTGGCCGGTGCTCAGCAGACTCATGCGACTGCACGTCCTCGCCTACCGGGCCACCCGAGGCAAGATCGGGCACACCGCACCCGGTTTTCCGACGATGTTGTTGCTGCACCACGTCGGCGCCAAATCGGGCGTCCGGCGCACCACACCGCTGCTCTACACCCGTGACGGTGCCGACCTCGTGATCGTCGCTTCCAAGGGCGGATACGGCAGGCACCCTGCCTGGTACCACAATCTGCGTGCCCACCCGGACACGACCGTCCAGGTCAAGGCCGAGATCCTACCGGTACGCGCCCGCGTCGCGGATCCGACGGAACGCCGTCGACTCTGGCCCCGAGTGGTGCGCACCTACTCGCAGTTCGAGCACTACCAACAGCGCACCCGGCGGGAGATCCCGCTGGTGATCCTCGAACCGCGCCGGTCCTCCTGA
- a CDS encoding DUF389 domain-containing protein gives MLHLRVVCPSGNTDSVIDLLRTDPGIAHLVVVRDVAIQPRGDVVEAAIARESAENVLDQLTDLGVVGSGEISLDNIDTLLSRTAEDVEAAAPGQPADAVIWDELVATTGEESRLNGIFLAFLTLACLLAAVGVLTDSAITIVGAMVVSPDFGPLAALAVAAIGGRRDLATRAGIALGVGYPFAVLVTVVLAVLGRVGGIFDPTELGQLRTASFIYHIGPYSIIIALLAGAAGMLALTSEKSGTLIGVFISVTTVPAAGFAALAAVAGHWTHCGEALLQLLINLAGITLAGILTLFIRRARVLPHSSRSAEPSGSEPG, from the coding sequence ATGCTGCACCTGCGCGTGGTCTGCCCCTCCGGGAACACCGACTCGGTGATCGACCTGCTGCGGACCGACCCCGGCATCGCGCACCTGGTCGTCGTCCGGGACGTGGCCATCCAACCCCGCGGTGACGTGGTCGAAGCCGCGATCGCCCGGGAAAGCGCCGAGAACGTGCTCGACCAGCTCACCGACCTGGGGGTGGTCGGCTCCGGTGAGATCAGCCTGGACAACATCGACACGCTGCTGTCCCGGACCGCCGAGGACGTCGAGGCCGCCGCACCGGGCCAGCCCGCCGACGCCGTGATCTGGGACGAGCTGGTGGCCACCACCGGCGAGGAGTCCCGCCTCAACGGCATCTTCCTGGCGTTTCTCACGCTGGCCTGCCTGCTGGCCGCCGTCGGAGTGCTCACCGACTCGGCCATCACGATCGTCGGTGCCATGGTCGTCAGCCCCGACTTCGGTCCCCTGGCCGCGCTCGCCGTGGCCGCCATCGGCGGCCGCCGTGACCTGGCGACCCGAGCGGGCATCGCGCTCGGCGTCGGTTATCCCTTCGCGGTACTGGTCACCGTCGTGCTGGCCGTTCTGGGACGCGTGGGTGGGATCTTCGACCCCACCGAACTCGGCCAGCTACGCACGGCCTCGTTCATCTACCACATCGGCCCGTACTCGATCATCATCGCGCTGCTCGCCGGTGCGGCGGGCATGCTCGCGCTCACCTCCGAGAAGTCAGGAACCCTCATCGGGGTGTTCATCTCCGTGACCACGGTGCCCGCCGCGGGGTTCGCCGCGCTCGCCGCCGTGGCCGGTCACTGGACCCACTGCGGAGAGGCCCTGTTGCAGCTGCTCATCAACCTGGCCGGAATCACCCTCGCCGGCATACTCACCCTGTTCATCCGCCGGGCTCGCGTTCTGCCGCACAGCTCCCGGAGCGCCGAGCCGAGCGGTTCCGAGCCAGGGTGA
- a CDS encoding CPBP family intramembrane glutamic endopeptidase translates to MNITPEGSRPEKYAARVLAWCGLALLIASPVWLLLTGHTSFRVSADEGRPPVSLWSAMLPALVGLVLTRLVPPRMAVIDPLACARRARVRGEMWVLVAMAVAFPVVLTVLPPEVVRGLGYAALKVALFLVVPLAAFRLLRGTGQRPRAVPVRVPRARWLFPLPAVVAWFYLSQVSVLAPPPVTADSLPDPVTLAVVSVVTLLTASVLEEFFYRGFLQTRLESLVGRWPAILVVSLLFAAMHLPTHLGSTAVITELATVLVFQGLFGVFCGYLWSRYRNIWMPVVVHIVVNLAYVDLLLGWLGR, encoded by the coding sequence ATGAACATAACCCCGGAAGGTTCTCGGCCCGAAAAGTACGCGGCACGGGTGTTGGCATGGTGCGGACTCGCCCTGCTGATCGCTTCTCCGGTCTGGCTGCTGCTGACCGGCCATACGAGTTTTCGGGTGTCGGCGGACGAGGGAAGACCTCCCGTTTCGCTGTGGTCGGCGATGCTGCCCGCGTTGGTCGGTCTGGTGCTGACGCGGTTGGTTCCGCCTCGGATGGCGGTGATCGATCCACTGGCGTGTGCTCGGCGTGCTCGCGTGCGCGGGGAGATGTGGGTGCTCGTGGCGATGGCCGTGGCGTTTCCGGTGGTGCTGACCGTGCTACCGCCCGAGGTGGTCCGTGGTTTGGGGTACGCGGCGCTGAAAGTAGCGCTGTTCCTCGTCGTTCCGTTGGCCGCGTTTCGGTTGCTTCGGGGGACTGGGCAGCGTCCTCGCGCTGTGCCGGTGCGAGTTCCCCGTGCACGTTGGCTGTTTCCACTTCCCGCGGTGGTGGCGTGGTTCTACCTCTCCCAGGTCAGCGTGCTGGCTCCCCCGCCCGTTACGGCCGACTCACTGCCGGACCCGGTGACGCTGGCCGTCGTGTCAGTGGTGACCCTGCTGACGGCCAGTGTCCTCGAGGAGTTCTTCTACCGGGGTTTCCTGCAGACACGGTTGGAGAGCCTGGTGGGACGCTGGCCCGCGATCCTCGTGGTGTCGCTGTTGTTCGCCGCGATGCATCTGCCCACCCACCTGGGGTCCACAGCTGTGATCACCGAACTGGCCACGGTGCTGGTGTTCCAGGGCTTGTTCGGGGTGTTCTGCGGCTACCTGTGGTCCCGGTACCGCAACATCTGGATGCCCGTGGTGGTTCACATCGTCGTCAACCTCGCCTACGTCGACCTTCTGCTCGGCTGGCTCGGCCGTTGA
- a CDS encoding glycoside hydrolase family 3 protein — MAAAALLSGAAAPAAAQPSFWGDYHDSWLSTQRRVDDLMSRMSLRDKLGQMVQITRGAADPSEVASHRIGSVLSGGGSAPSPNTPEAWADMYDRYQRSALDTPLGIPILYGVDAVHGHNNVRGATIFPHNIGLGATRNPELVRRIGAATAEEVAATGVDWTFSPCLCVARDDRWGRTYESFGETPELASSMTSEIRGYQGGVLGGDPTSIMATAKHYVGDGGTTGGVDQGNTQLSEQELRRIHLPPFREAVERGVSSVMVSYNSWNGDKLHAHEYLINDVLKGELGFDGIVLSDYNAVHQLDGNDDTLTASEVRVAVNAGLDMIMLSKDHEKFLDHLRKEVESGRIPMRRIDDATRRILTKKFELGLFERPFAQRELLSTVGSREHRQLARQAVRESQVLLKNEGVLPLSSGVDKLFVAGSNADDIGNQSGGWTISWQGASGDITEGTTILEGLRQVSDSSVTYNRHGDGINSSYDAAVAVVGEKPYAEYQGDRPNGLELSREDLNTIDKLRSSGVPVIVVLASGRPMDIASEVGNWDALLASWLPGTQGGGVADVLFGEYNPTGELPMTWMRSFDQQPINTGDGKDPLYPYGYGLRYRE, encoded by the coding sequence ATGGCAGCGGCCGCTCTGCTGAGCGGTGCCGCGGCCCCCGCCGCCGCGCAGCCCTCCTTCTGGGGTGACTACCACGATTCCTGGCTGTCCACGCAGCGCCGTGTGGATGATCTGATGTCACGCATGTCCCTGCGGGACAAACTCGGACAGATGGTTCAGATCACCCGAGGTGCCGCCGATCCCAGCGAGGTCGCCAGTCACCGCATCGGTTCCGTGCTCAGCGGCGGTGGTTCGGCCCCGAGCCCGAACACTCCCGAGGCCTGGGCAGACATGTACGACAGGTATCAGCGCTCGGCGCTCGACACGCCGTTGGGCATTCCGATCCTCTACGGGGTCGATGCCGTGCACGGCCACAACAACGTGCGTGGCGCCACGATCTTCCCGCACAACATCGGCCTCGGGGCCACCCGGAATCCGGAGCTGGTGCGACGGATCGGGGCGGCGACCGCCGAAGAAGTGGCCGCCACGGGCGTGGACTGGACCTTCTCGCCGTGCCTGTGCGTGGCGCGGGACGACCGGTGGGGCAGGACCTACGAGTCGTTCGGTGAGACCCCCGAGCTGGCTTCGTCGATGACCAGCGAGATCAGGGGCTACCAGGGTGGGGTCCTGGGAGGCGATCCGACCTCGATCATGGCCACGGCCAAGCACTACGTCGGCGACGGCGGGACAACGGGTGGAGTCGACCAGGGCAACACCCAGCTCAGCGAGCAGGAGCTGCGTCGGATTCACCTCCCGCCGTTCCGCGAAGCCGTGGAGCGCGGCGTGAGCTCGGTCATGGTTTCCTACAACAGCTGGAACGGCGACAAGCTGCACGCCCACGAGTACCTGATCAACGACGTGCTCAAGGGTGAACTCGGTTTCGACGGCATCGTGCTGTCCGACTACAACGCGGTCCACCAGCTCGACGGCAACGACGACACGCTCACGGCCTCGGAGGTTCGTGTCGCCGTCAACGCCGGTCTGGACATGATCATGTTGTCCAAGGACCACGAGAAGTTCCTGGATCACCTCCGCAAGGAGGTGGAGTCCGGGCGCATCCCGATGCGGCGCATCGACGACGCCACGCGCCGGATCCTGACCAAGAAGTTCGAGCTCGGCTTGTTCGAGCGGCCGTTCGCCCAGCGTGAGCTGCTGTCGACCGTGGGGAGCCGGGAGCACCGTCAGCTGGCGCGGCAGGCGGTACGCGAGTCGCAGGTGCTGTTGAAGAACGAGGGCGTCCTGCCGTTGTCCTCGGGAGTGGACAAATTGTTCGTGGCGGGTTCCAACGCTGATGACATCGGCAACCAGAGTGGTGGATGGACGATTTCCTGGCAGGGGGCCAGTGGTGACATCACCGAGGGGACCACGATCCTCGAAGGGCTCCGTCAGGTCTCCGACTCCTCGGTCACCTACAATCGTCACGGTGACGGTATAAACAGCAGTTACGACGCCGCCGTCGCGGTCGTGGGAGAAAAGCCCTACGCCGAGTACCAGGGCGACCGTCCCAACGGGCTGGAGCTCTCCCGGGAGGACCTGAACACCATCGACAAGCTGCGTTCCTCCGGAGTCCCCGTGATCGTCGTACTCGCCTCGGGACGTCCGATGGACATAGCCTCGGAGGTCGGGAACTGGGACGCGCTGCTGGCCTCCTGGCTGCCCGGGACGCAGGGCGGCGGCGTGGCCGACGTGCTGTTCGGCGAGTACAACCCGACGGGCGAGCTGCCGATGACGTGGATGCGTTCGTTCGACCAGCAGCCGATCAACACGGGAGACGGCAAGGACCCGCTCTACCCCTACGGTTACGGGCTCCGCTATCGCGAGTGA
- a CDS encoding LacI family DNA-binding transcriptional regulator, with the protein MARNDTSPRRPAVMADVARLAGVSHQTVSRVLNEHPSVSPSTRSRILAAIDQLDYRPNSAARALVTRRTRVIGVVSFTTTLFGPASTLYGIEQAARRAGYFVSVANVPETDENAIRAAVERLRNQFVEGVIAIAPQRVAVEALRRVNSELPLVVVEGGDGGGHPVVCVDQAEGARLVTRHLLEQGAESVWHVSGPVDWLEAQGRIAGWRAELERAGVARSESLPGDWSPASGYANGQLLAERSEVRAVFVANDQMALGVLRAFHERGVRVPTDVLVAGFDDSPDSAYFTPPLTTVRQDFDAVGRRSMELLLQRIDGPAEAETSAVIPPELVVRQSTVGSPRKRRHSVGI; encoded by the coding sequence ATGGCCCGCAACGACACGTCACCGCGGCGCCCGGCCGTGATGGCCGACGTCGCACGACTGGCGGGGGTTTCCCACCAGACCGTTTCCCGGGTGCTCAACGAACATCCCTCGGTGTCGCCGAGCACGCGAAGTCGTATCCTCGCCGCGATCGACCAACTCGACTACCGGCCCAACTCGGCCGCTCGAGCACTGGTGACACGACGCACGAGGGTCATCGGTGTCGTCAGTTTCACCACCACGTTGTTCGGTCCCGCCAGCACGCTCTACGGCATCGAACAAGCAGCGCGGCGCGCCGGGTACTTCGTCAGTGTCGCCAACGTGCCCGAGACCGACGAGAACGCCATCCGGGCCGCCGTGGAGCGCCTCCGCAACCAGTTCGTCGAGGGGGTCATCGCCATAGCGCCCCAGCGTGTGGCGGTCGAGGCGTTGCGGCGGGTGAACTCCGAGCTTCCGCTGGTCGTGGTCGAGGGCGGTGACGGGGGAGGACATCCCGTGGTCTGCGTGGACCAGGCCGAGGGAGCACGACTGGTGACGCGGCATCTGCTGGAGCAGGGAGCCGAATCGGTCTGGCACGTCTCCGGGCCGGTGGACTGGCTGGAGGCCCAAGGGAGGATCGCGGGCTGGCGGGCCGAGCTGGAGCGGGCGGGCGTCGCGCGGTCGGAGTCGCTTCCCGGGGACTGGAGTCCGGCTTCCGGCTACGCCAACGGACAGCTGTTGGCCGAGCGCTCCGAGGTGCGTGCCGTGTTCGTGGCCAACGACCAGATGGCGCTGGGGGTGCTCCGCGCCTTCCACGAACGCGGTGTCCGCGTGCCCACCGACGTACTGGTGGCGGGCTTCGACGACAGCCCCGACTCCGCCTATTTCACCCCGCCGCTGACCACGGTGCGCCAGGATTTCGACGCCGTCGGCCGACGCAGCATGGAGTTGCTGCTGCAGCGGATCGACGGGCCCGCCGAGGCCGAGACCAGCGCCGTCATTCCACCGGAGCTGGTCGTGCGGCAGAGCACGGTGGGGAGCCCGCGAAAGCGGAGGCACTCGGTGGGGATCTGA
- a CDS encoding beta-L-arabinofuranosidase domain-containing protein, giving the protein MTFAAWVRPAAADEWSRIFDFGNDTETNMFLTPRDSEGVPRFSITRSGGGDEERIVGSESLPVGEWSHVAVTLAEGSGALYVNGRRIGDNPRLSLTPAELGPLAHCWIGRSHYDDPVQSGGYADINLWSSVLSPDQLGELQRTEAAATTAGPGDRFSYPCRERSGTVLHDRSGGHRHAIYTRTWGEPSHPGFLAAYPETQFIRLESLTSSSYPVVWAPYYTAHKILQGLLDAYETTGDGRALDLASGMCDWMYSRLSELTDADLQRMWSLFSSGEYGGIVEAILRTHDHTREPRHLRLAECFNLDSFIDACARNRDVLDGEHANQHIPILTGLVLLYERTGDQRYKQAAHNFWRMVVPPRMFGIGGTGEGEFFHRRGRVAELLGPETAETCCAHNMLKLTRALFRWETDPDYAEYHERALFNQILGSKRDEDDDEKPLTTYFVGLQPGAIRDFTPKGGTTCCEGTGLENATKYQDSVYFVRDDQSALYVNLYLPSTLRWRSKAVTIEQETTFPYQGRSRLRMSGSARFALHLRVPDWAEPGFSVRINGRPQPSPPASRGYVTFTREWETGDAVDVELPFLLRAERSPDDSTVQNLMYGPLNLVARSASTEFLTLGFYATARLSGDLSRALSAVLGKPLHFRVGDVELAPFFEGTTEAYHAYFRRHEPRIVFDSVEAGVPNRRRPDGSTFLDELWAEAPFTDRGEFINHVTRLARRWSREGIFTGVEQGRIVSAAGRARFED; this is encoded by the coding sequence ATGACCTTCGCGGCCTGGGTTCGCCCGGCGGCCGCCGACGAGTGGAGCCGGATCTTCGACTTCGGAAACGACACCGAGACGAACATGTTCCTCACGCCGCGGGACAGCGAGGGGGTGCCGCGATTCTCCATCACCCGATCCGGGGGAGGCGATGAGGAGAGAATCGTCGGCTCGGAGTCGCTGCCGGTCGGCGAGTGGAGCCACGTCGCCGTCACGCTCGCTGAGGGCAGTGGCGCGCTCTACGTCAACGGCAGACGGATCGGTGACAACCCGCGGCTCTCGTTGACCCCGGCCGAGCTGGGGCCCCTCGCGCACTGCTGGATCGGCCGGTCGCACTACGACGATCCGGTCCAGTCCGGTGGCTACGCCGACATCAACCTGTGGTCGAGCGTGCTGAGTCCGGACCAGCTCGGCGAACTGCAGCGCACCGAGGCGGCAGCGACCACCGCCGGCCCCGGTGACCGGTTCTCGTACCCGTGCCGGGAACGGAGTGGAACCGTGCTGCACGACCGCTCGGGCGGACACCGACACGCCATCTACACCCGAACGTGGGGCGAACCCAGCCATCCCGGTTTTCTGGCGGCCTACCCGGAGACGCAGTTCATTCGGCTGGAATCACTGACCAGCAGCAGCTACCCCGTGGTGTGGGCCCCGTACTACACGGCGCACAAAATTCTGCAGGGACTTCTGGACGCCTACGAGACCACCGGTGACGGACGGGCGCTCGACCTCGCCTCCGGAATGTGCGACTGGATGTACTCCCGGCTGAGCGAGTTGACCGATGCCGATCTCCAGCGGATGTGGAGCCTCTTCTCCAGCGGGGAGTACGGCGGGATCGTCGAGGCGATCCTGCGCACCCACGACCACACCCGAGAGCCGCGTCACCTGCGTCTGGCCGAGTGCTTCAACCTGGACTCGTTCATCGATGCCTGCGCACGGAACCGAGATGTCCTCGACGGCGAACACGCCAACCAACACATCCCGATCCTCACCGGTCTGGTCCTGCTGTACGAGCGCACGGGCGACCAGCGTTACAAACAGGCGGCGCACAACTTCTGGCGCATGGTGGTCCCACCCAGGATGTTCGGGATCGGCGGAACCGGTGAGGGCGAATTCTTCCACCGTCGCGGCCGCGTCGCCGAACTGCTGGGCCCGGAAACCGCGGAGACGTGCTGCGCCCACAATATGCTCAAGCTGACCCGAGCCCTCTTCCGCTGGGAAACCGACCCCGACTACGCCGAGTACCACGAACGCGCGCTGTTCAACCAGATCCTCGGTTCCAAACGCGACGAGGACGACGACGAGAAACCGCTGACCACCTACTTCGTCGGTCTGCAACCCGGAGCGATTCGCGACTTCACCCCCAAGGGGGGCACCACGTGCTGTGAGGGCACCGGCTTGGAGAACGCGACGAAGTACCAGGACTCCGTCTACTTCGTCCGCGACGACCAGAGTGCGCTCTACGTGAACCTCTACCTGCCCTCGACGCTGCGCTGGCGTTCCAAGGCGGTGACGATCGAGCAGGAGACCACGTTTCCCTACCAGGGGCGCAGCAGGCTGCGGATGAGCGGATCCGCGCGTTTCGCGCTGCACCTGCGTGTGCCGGACTGGGCGGAGCCCGGTTTCTCCGTCAGAATCAACGGTCGACCCCAACCGAGCCCACCGGCCTCCCGCGGCTACGTCACCTTCACGCGGGAGTGGGAAACCGGTGACGCCGTCGATGTCGAGCTGCCGTTCCTCCTGCGTGCCGAACGCAGCCCGGACGACTCGACGGTGCAGAACCTGATGTACGGCCCGCTCAACCTCGTCGCGCGAAGCGCGAGCACCGAGTTCCTCACCCTCGGTTTCTACGCCACCGCGCGGCTGTCGGGTGACCTCTCCCGAGCACTGTCCGCCGTGCTGGGCAAGCCGCTGCACTTCCGGGTCGGCGACGTGGAGCTGGCCCCCTTCTTCGAAGGGACGACCGAGGCCTACCACGCCTATTTCCGCAGACACGAGCCGCGAATCGTGTTCGACTCGGTCGAGGCCGGGGTGCCCAACCGCCGGAGGCCGGACGGTTCCACCTTCCTCGACGAGCTCTGGGCGGAGGCGCCGTTCACCGACAGGGGAGAGTTCATCAACCACGTGACCCGCCTCGCCCGGCGTTGGTCCCGGGAAGGGATCTTCACCGGCGTCGAGCAGGGCAGGATCGTCTCGGCCGCGGGCAGAGCACGTTTCGAGGACTGA
- a CDS encoding ArsR/SmtB family transcription factor, translating to MYARDNDAAARDTQQQLPAEELVETAATALRMLADPTRLRLVWLLHERARDVGELASATGVARPAVSQHLGKLRLAGLVRTHREGRRAVYTVRGGHVRRLVEEVLSAAEHHLTGAPDHD from the coding sequence ATGTACGCACGCGACAACGATGCAGCTGCCAGGGACACGCAACAGCAGTTGCCCGCCGAGGAACTCGTCGAGACCGCGGCCACGGCGTTGCGGATGTTGGCTGATCCCACCCGGCTGCGGCTCGTGTGGTTGCTGCACGAGCGGGCCAGGGATGTCGGTGAGCTGGCCTCCGCCACCGGGGTGGCCCGCCCCGCGGTTTCGCAGCACCTGGGCAAACTGCGTCTGGCCGGGCTGGTGCGCACGCACCGGGAGGGACGCCGCGCGGTCTACACCGTCCGCGGTGGACACGTGCGCCGCCTGGTCGAGGAGGTGCTCTCCGCGGCCGAACACCACCTCACCGGCGCGCCCGACCACGACTGA
- a CDS encoding cation diffusion facilitator family transporter has translation MAEEHQHDHPHRSHAEHGHGHDRGGARLWSRITHALTPHSHDSADVVDETLQASRTGMRALWISFAGLMTTALAQVVLVAFTGSVALLGDTLHNFADALTAVPLAVAFVLGRRAATRRFTYGLGRSEDLAGLVILLVMTASAVLAAWTAVERLLQPQPMSHLGWVAAAGLVGFLGNELVARYRIVVGRRIGSAALVADGLHARTDGFTSLGVLLAAGGAWLGWQWADPVVGLAITAAILSVLYGAAKEIFSRMLDAVDPAVVTRAETALRSTPGVRDVGALRMRWVGHRLHAETDLVVDPDLSVIDAHTIAADAEHHLLHTVPRLAGATVHTDPAPTAEHDPHAALAHHQPQSG, from the coding sequence ATGGCCGAGGAACACCAGCACGACCATCCACACCGATCCCACGCCGAACACGGCCACGGTCACGACCGAGGAGGAGCTCGGCTGTGGTCGCGGATCACTCATGCCCTCACCCCGCACAGCCACGACAGTGCCGACGTCGTGGACGAGACCTTGCAAGCCAGCCGCACCGGCATGCGGGCGTTGTGGATCTCCTTCGCCGGACTCATGACCACCGCCCTGGCCCAGGTGGTACTGGTCGCCTTCACCGGGTCGGTGGCGCTGCTGGGCGATACGCTGCACAACTTCGCCGACGCGCTCACGGCGGTGCCGCTGGCGGTGGCGTTCGTACTGGGCAGGCGGGCGGCCACGCGACGGTTCACCTACGGGCTCGGACGTAGTGAGGATCTCGCGGGGCTGGTGATCCTGCTGGTCATGACCGCTTCGGCCGTACTGGCAGCCTGGACGGCCGTCGAGCGGTTGCTCCAGCCGCAGCCGATGAGTCACCTCGGCTGGGTCGCCGCGGCGGGGCTCGTCGGGTTCCTCGGCAACGAACTGGTGGCCCGCTACCGCATCGTCGTGGGCCGCCGGATCGGCTCGGCCGCACTCGTCGCCGACGGATTGCACGCCCGCACCGACGGGTTCACCTCCCTGGGGGTGCTGCTCGCCGCCGGCGGGGCGTGGCTGGGGTGGCAGTGGGCCGACCCCGTGGTCGGGTTGGCCATCACCGCGGCGATCCTGTCAGTGCTCTACGGCGCGGCCAAGGAGATCTTCTCGCGCATGCTCGACGCCGTCGACCCCGCCGTGGTCACCCGGGCCGAAACCGCCCTGCGAAGCACCCCCGGAGTGCGTGACGTCGGGGCGTTGCGGATGCGCTGGGTCGGCCACCGGCTGCACGCCGAAACCGACCTCGTCGTCGACCCGGACCTGTCGGTGATCGACGCGCACACCATCGCCGCCGATGCCGAACACCACCTGCTGCACACCGTGCCCCGCCTGGCCGGAGCCACAGTGCACACCGATCCCGCCCCCACCGCCGAACACGACCCCCACGCCGCCCTGGCCCACCACCAACCGCAATCTGGATGA
- a CDS encoding GH12 family glycosyl hydrolase domain-containing protein, translating to MRSSRLVIVCVAVLATLGLTATTANAAVWGSAENFATWSEGGYTVRDNVWGSGVGPQTVWANSHADWGVWADHPDTGGVKSYPHSARAIDSPVSALESLNSEFDVTVPDAGSYATAYDIWVDDHDYEIMLWLNQHGAVGPLGPRVATVDVGGHPWEVHRGSNGHNEVFSFVRQEDTTTGTVDIKSVMSWIVRQDWFSADATVGEVQFGFEITSSSGGMDFVSNEYSVAVN from the coding sequence ATGCGATCATCCCGATTGGTCATCGTGTGCGTGGCGGTTCTCGCCACCCTGGGACTGACGGCCACCACCGCCAACGCGGCCGTGTGGGGATCCGCCGAGAACTTCGCGACCTGGTCCGAGGGCGGGTACACGGTGCGCGACAACGTCTGGGGGAGCGGTGTTGGCCCCCAGACGGTCTGGGCGAACTCCCACGCCGACTGGGGCGTTTGGGCTGATCATCCCGACACAGGCGGCGTCAAGTCCTACCCGCACTCGGCCAGGGCCATCGACAGCCCGGTCAGTGCCCTCGAAAGCCTGAACAGCGAGTTCGACGTGACGGTCCCGGATGCCGGATCCTACGCCACGGCCTATGACATCTGGGTCGACGACCACGACTACGAGATCATGCTGTGGCTGAACCAGCACGGCGCCGTCGGTCCCCTCGGCCCCCGGGTGGCCACCGTCGACGTCGGTGGCCACCCCTGGGAGGTGCACCGGGGGTCGAACGGCCACAACGAGGTTTTCTCCTTCGTGCGACAGGAGGACACGACGACGGGAACCGTGGACATCAAGTCGGTGATGTCCTGGATCGTGCGGCAGGACTGGTTCAGCGCCGACGCGACGGTGGGTGAAGTCCAGTTCGGTTTCGAGATCACCAGTTCGAGCGGTGGGATGGACTTCGTCAGCAACGAGTACTCGGTTGCCGTGAACTAG